From Synchiropus splendidus isolate RoL2022-P1 chromosome 10, RoL_Sspl_1.0, whole genome shotgun sequence, the proteins below share one genomic window:
- the LOC128766235 gene encoding zinc-binding protein A33-like produces MATAGAVLSREQLLCPICLDLFSGPVSTACGHNFCSACIHGYWRSTSVLRCPMCKHKFSKKPELKVNVLIAELTSRFKRSEEHEERKAGDASESEYVAAPDRNSEHGAVKPQHGVACDAALGEGNTDKKAQIRWVLAEVEKTIHDRLLKVSKVVEQVKESKERTERELAECLQIFDKLLESIHRSEGEVVEKVGAAQRHLDIRADEMMRNLSEEIDALKRRSRLLKELLNRDQCDLEDMSALTPPGGEERPELCADSVAEVAAVRRALSRLAGQLEETVKTQERKLCRTEVVRAQQRAVDVTLDPDTAHPKLVLSEDRKQVHHRDEAASLPDNPERFYPGISILGKEGFSSGSFYFQVCVKGKTEWDVGVCLESVNRKGGDVLKPENGYWILGLRRDQSYWALGSLPVRVPLTESAEVIGVYVDMDRGQVSFYDPDSAEQIYSFTGCTFHGRVFPFLNPRRNHGGVNSAPLTVSAVSS; encoded by the coding sequence atggCGACGGCTGGCGCGGTGCTCTCCAGAGAACAACTACTTTGCCCCATCTGCCTGGATTTGTTCAGCGGGCCTGTGTCCACAGCCTGTGGGCATAACTTCTGCAGCGCTTGCATTCACGGCTACTGGAGGAGCACCAGCGTGTTGCGCTGCCCCATGTGCAAACACAAGTTCAGCAAGAAGCCGGAGCTGAAAGTCAACGTCTTGATCGCAGAATTGACTTCTCGGTTTAAGAGGTCCGAGGAGCATGAAGAGAGGAAGGCAGGAGACGCTTCAGAGAGTGAATATGTGGCAGCTCCTGACAGGAATAGTGAGCATGGAGCTGTTAAACCGCAGCACGGCGTCGCCTGTGACGCCGCGCTCGGTGAGGGAAACACTGATAAGAAAGCACAGATTAGATGGGTCCTCGCGGAGGTGGAAAAAACAATTCATGATCGACTCTTGAAAGTCAGCAAAGTGGTTGAGCAGGTTAAGGAGAGCAAAGAGAGGACAGAGCGAGAGCTGGCGGAGTGTTTGCAGATCTTCGACAAGCTGCTTGAGTCGATCCACAGAAGCGAAGGTGAAGTGGTGGAGAAGGTCGGCGCCGCTCAGAGACACCTCGACATCAGAGCAGATGAGATGATGCGGAATCTGAGCGAGGAGATCGACGCCTTGAAGAGGAGGAGCCGTCTTCTGAAGGAGCTGTTGAACCGCGACCAATGTGACCTTGAGGACATGTCGGCCTTGACGCCGCCGGGAGGTGAGGAGCGGCCGGAGCTCTGTGCGGACAGCGTTGCCGAGGTGGCCGCGGTGAGGAGAGCGTTGAGCAGGTTAGCAGGTCAGCTGGAGGAGACGGTGAAGACTCAGGAGAGGAAACTGTGCCGGACAGAAGTGGTGCGAGCTCAGCAGCGGGCAGTGGACGTGACTCTGGATCCGGATACTGCTCACCCCAAACTGGTTCTGTCTGAGGATAGGAAACAAGTGCATCACAGGGACGAGGCGGCGAGTCTGCCCGACAACCCCGAGAGGTTCTACCCGGGGATCAGCATTCTGGGGAAAGAGGGATTCTCCTCCGGATCCTTCTACTTCCAAGTCTGTGTGAAGGGGAAGACAGAGTGGGACGTGGGCGTCTGTCTGGAGTCTGTCAACAGAAAAGGAGGAGACGTGCTGAAGCCTGAAAATGGCTACTGGATTCTGGGGCTCAGACGGGATCAGAGCTACTGGGCCCTGGGCAGCCTTCCCGTCCGTGTCCCACTGACGGAGAGCGCTGAGGTGATCGGAGTGTATGTGGACATGGACCGCGGGCAGGTTTCCTTCTATGACCCGGACTCTGCCGAGCAGATTTACTCGTTCACTGGTTGCACCTTTCATGGCAGGGTTTTTCCTTTCTTGAACCCTCGGCGCAACCATGGGGGGGTCAACTCGGCACCTCTCACCGTCTCAGCCGTCTCATCCTGA